TCTTATCGTCGGCATGCTGCCTTTCGCCCAGGCATTGCAGCAGACCGGCGGCGTCGAGCTGGCCGTACAGGGCCTGGTGGGTGGCCTGGGCGAAGCCGGGCCGCATCTGATACTCGCCAGCCTGTTCGTGCTGACCGCCGTGATTGGCCTGTTCATCTCCAACACCGCCACGGCGGTGCTGATGGCGCCGGTGGCCATCGCCACCGCGCAGGCACTGGGCGCCTCGCCGCTGCCTTTCGCCATGACCGTCGCACTGGCTGCCTCGGCGGCGTTCATGACGCCGATCTCCTCGCCAGTGAATACCCTGGTGCTCGGCCCCGGCCAGTACCGCTTCGGCGACTTCGTGCGGGTCGGTGTGCCCTTTACCCTGCTGGTGATGATCGTCAGCGTGGTGCTGGTGCCACTGATCTTTCCACTCTGAGAACATTCACGCCGCACCGCGGAAAAAACGCCGCCCGGCGCGACGCAGCCACCCACCTTCGGAGACGTCGGCACTCAGTCGACGCAGGTTATCGTTAACGGCGTCGACATAGTTGCGGTCGTCGCTGCGGATATGGCTGAACAGCCAGCGTCCCAGCAAGCCCTTGAGCTCGTCGGTAATATCCTCGCCGGCGGTGAAATGCTGGCGATAGTCCTCCACACGCTTGATAAACAGCGCATGCACCCGTTTGTGCGCCTTGGTGAAAACATAACCGGCCTCTTCGAGCATCGCCTCCTCGAAGGCGAAGTGCGAGACGGTATAGTCGATCAGCTCGTCGATTACCGCAGCCACCTTCGCCTTGCTGGCGGTGCGCTGGGCATCGTCCAACTGATTGATCATGGCGACAATGCGCTTGTGCTGATCGTCGATTACCGCGATACCGGTATCGAGGTCGTCGCTCCACCCCAGGTATGCCATGGTGCCTCCTTGCTGCTGATCGAAGAGGCGCGAAGTCTAAGGCCGCCAGCAAGTCTCCGATTGACCTGGATCAATACAAAGCCAGCTGCTTTATGGCCACTTGCCAGCTTTCATTAACGGCAGCACAGGCCGCTCCCGCACTGCCATGGGTTACGGGTTGCAAGCAAAGCATGAGAAAATCCGCGCCCACATCGCCAGATGCTCGCTCATGTCCCAGCCACCGAAACGCCCGCGCAAACCTGCCCCTGCCGCTGTAAAGACTGCACCGAGCAAGGGCCAGTTGCACCCGCGTAACCGTCACCAGGGGCATTACGATTTTCCCGCGCTGATCAAGGCCAGCCCCGAGCTGGGCCAGTTCGTGATCACCAATCCCTACGGCAAGCCCAGCATCGACTTCGCCAACCCGGCGGCGGTCAAGGTGTTCAACCGCGCGCTGCTGGCGCAGTACTACGGCATCCGCCACTGGGACATTCCCGACGGCTACCTGTGCCCGCCGATTCCCGGTCGCGCCGACTATTTGCACAACCTCGCCGATCTGCTGGCGACCGACAATGACGGGCAAATACCTCGCGGCGCCAGGGTACACGCGCTGGATATCGGCGTCGGGGCCAACTGCATCTACCCGCTGATCGGCCATTGCGAGTACGCCTGGCACTTTATCGGCGCCGATATCGCCCCGGCCGCGCTGGCCTCGGCGCGGGCCATCGTCACCGCCAACCCGCAACTGGCCAGCAGCATCGAACTGCGCCAGCAGGCCAATGCCGAGCATATCTTCCTCGGCCTGCTGGGCAGCGAGGAGCGTATCGACCTGACCCTGTGCAACCCGCCCTTCCACGCCAGCGCCGACGAGGCCAGCAGCGGCAGCACGCGCAAATGGCGCAACCTCGGCAAGCTCGACCCCAAACGCAAGCTGCCGGTACTCAACTTCGGCGGGCAGGCGGCCGAACTGTGGTGCCCAGGTGGCGAGGCTGCCTTTCTCAAGCGCATGGCTAGCGAGAGCGCGCAGGTCGCCGAGCAGGTGCTGTGGTTCAGCAGCCTGGTATCGAAAGGCGGTAACGTCGAACTGCTGCAAGGCTGGCTGGCCAGGGCCGGTGCGGTCGAGGTACGCATCCTCGGCATGTCCCAGGGTCAGAAGCAGAGCCGCCTGGTGGCCTGGACGTTCAAGGACGGACAAGCCCGCAGTGCCTGGCGCGACAGCCGCTGGTGCTGAGACCTAATGGTGCGCACTGATCGCCCTACCAGGGCAACCAGCCCCCAGACACCAGCCAAAGCCCGGCCACGGCCATGCTCAGCAGCGTCACCGGCACGCCGCTGCGCGCATAGTCGACAAAGCCGATGCGCACGCCCTGGCGCTTCGCCCCTTCAGCGACGATCAGGTTGACCACGCTGCCAATCAGCAGCAGGTTGCCGGCCAGGGTCGACATCACCGCCAGGCCGATCAGCAATTCAGGCGACAACTGCGGCATCAACCCCAGCAGCAACACCACGAACGGTACGTTGCCGATCAGGTTGCCCGCCACCAGCGAAGAAGTCGCAAGCGATATCACCCCCTGCGGCAACAAGCCGTGATCGGCCATCCAGGCGGCCCCCTGCGCCATTTGCGGCAACTGCAAGGCGGCACCGCTGACCAGAAACAGCCCGACGAACAGCAGCAGCAGATTCCAGTCCACCTTGCTCACGTAATCGCGGCTGTCTACCCGGCGCGACACCATCACCAGCACCGCGATCAGCAATGCCGACAATTCACGCGGCAGCGCCGTGGCGAACAGCGCCAGCAGCGCCACGCTGGCCAGCAGCGGCTTGAGGTAACTGCGCGCACCATGGATCAGCTCGACCGGCGTATCGTCCGCCGTCAGTGGCATGGCCACGCCCCAGCGCTGCCGCCACTGCAGCCAGATCACCGCATAAACGATGGCCATCGCCGTCAGCGCTGGCGGCCCGGCCACGGCCACATAACCCCAGAAATCCAGACCGCCGGCCTGACCGATAAGGATGTTCTGCGGATTGCCGATCAGGCTGGCGGCCGAGCCAGCATTACAGGACAACGCCAACGCCAGGAGAAATGGCCGAGGCTCCAGCCCACGCAAATGCAGGCTGCGACACAGCAGCGGAGTCAGGGCGAAGGCAACGATATCGTTGACCAGCACCGCCGACAGCACACCGCCCAGCAACACCACACCCAGCAGCAACAGCGCCGGACGCTCGGCATGCTCGGTCAGGTAGCGGTTGAGCCAGGCATACACCCCGGAAAAGTCGAACTGCGCGGAAATCAGCATCAGCGCCAGCAGCAGCAACAGCGCGCCAGGGTCGAGATGATGGGCCGCATCCTGCATGCTCAGCGCGCCGCTGACCAACAGCAATACGGCGGCGCAACAGGCGATCCAGCTGCGGTCGATGCGCAGGCCGCGAATGCCGCCAGCCGCCATGCCCAGGTAGGTGAGAACGAACAGGCTGATCGTCAGCCAGGCAGCGAAGGTCATGCGTTATGGACCCGAAAGATGCACGGAAGAAGCGGCGGACTCTAGCGATACCGAAGCGCCACGGGAATACCCATGGTCATTTTCTCAGGGATCGGGCCGCGCCAGATAAGCCCTGACGCGCGCCTGATACGCCGCCGAGTCACGCTGGCGCTGCACTTCACTCCAGATCCGCTCGGCCAGCTCGGGGTCACGCATCAGCAGCGCCCTGGACAGCATCAGGTAATAGGCTTTCTCTTCGAGTAGATGCGGCAACTTCTCCACCTGCCGAGCCAACTGCGGATTGGCCTGCAGGATGAAATCACCACGCATGGTCTGCAAGGCGACCGCTTCGACCCGGCCGTGCACCAGCATCTGCAATAACGCCAGCGGGTCGCGGCTCGACTCGTCCACCGCCAGCCCGTGGTCGAGCAACAGATCGCGGATGGAAAACCCGCTGAGCGAGCCGACCTGGCCATTGACCTGGCTGAAATGCCGGCCATCCCAGGACACCGCGCTGCCAACCCGGCGATACAGGGTATAGCGTGAGCTGTGCAAACGCCTGTGCGCGTCCACCTGCCCTCGGCTATCGCTCGGGTAATGGCCCATCTGCAGGCGTTCGGGCTTGAAGCTGGCGGCGAAGGCGCCGTCGTAGACCCCCTGTTCAAGCCCTGAAAGGCAGCGCTTCCAGGGCACTGCAACGTAAGTCACCTGCAGCCCCAAAGCCTGCTGAACCAGGCCGAGCAGTTCCAGGTTCAGGCCGGTGCCGTCGGTCATTACCCAGGGGAAGGAGTCCTGGTCTTCGTGACAGAAGGTCAGCGTCGGCTGCGCGCCGTAACAGGCGCCGGCCAACAGCCAGAACAGGCAGTAATGCAGCGCTTTGTGCAAAACGAGACTCCATCACCGGAATGCCTGACGCCAGGCCTTCGATTCGCGGCTTGCCACCGACTTGTTGCTCCAAGCATAGGCATATCTGCCTGCTGGCGCCCGCATCAAGTGGGTGCAAAAACCGATACAGGGTCATCCCCCAGGCTGTCATCATTTCACGCGCCTGAGAGCACGACGCTGACTGGGATCAACAGAACAAAAGCCGTAAAGTTGAATAATCCTCCCGCCTGAGCTGTCGGAGTCATCAGATGCGCCAACGCCTGTTAATCGCCCTGTTCGGCCTGATCGTCTGCAGCCCTCTGGGCGCTACCGAAGCCCCGCTGTTACGCATCAGCGCCGGCGAGTGGCCGCCCTACCTGTCAGCCCGGCTCGAACACCAGGGGCCAGTGGCCCACCTGCTGCGCGACCTGCTGGCCGAGGAAGGCTACCGTGTCGAATTCACCTTCCTGCCCTGGCCCCGCGCCTACGCCGAAGCCGCCGCAGGCCGGTTCGACGCCACCGCGGTATGGATGCACAAGACCGAGCGTGAGGCCGACTTTCTCTTCAGCGCCCCACTGCTCAACGAACAGTTCGTGTTCTTCCACCTGAAAACCCAGCCGTTCGACTGGCAGCGCTTCGACGACCTCAGTGGCATGACCCTCGGCGGCGGCCTGGAATACAGCTACGGGCCGGCATTCGATGCCTTTCTCGCCGAAGGCAAGGTGCTCATCGAACGAGTGTCCAGCGACCGGCAGAACTTCGAGAAGCTGCTCAAGGAGCGCGTGGTGCTCTACCCGCAGGAGCTCAACGTCGGCTACGCCGCGCTGCTCAACGAGTTCTCCAGCGCCGATGCCGAGCGCATCACCCACCACCCCAAACCGCTGCTGGTCAACCTCAGTTACCTGATGCTGCCCAAGCGCCTGGCGCAGAGCGAAGCGCTACGCGAGCGCTTCAACGCTCGCCTGCAACAGTTCCGCGACGACGGTCGTTACCAGAAGTATTTCGACGACCTGCAGGCTGGCCACTACCAACCCGGGCCGGAAGATGCCGCGCCATAACCGAAAAAACGTGGCGCCTGGATTCCCGCCTGCGCGGGAATGACGAGGACTCCAGACAGTCGTCATCCCCGCGAAGGCGGGGACCAAAAATGAGCAGTCAATGATCAGCGAATAAAGCCCTTGCTGACCTCGCGGAACAACTCGGTGCCAGCCTGTTCCAGCCACTCGAAGGCGACCATCTCGCGCGAAACGATCACCGCGCCGGCACGTTCCATGCGAGCCAGCCCCAAGGCCTTGTCGCGTGGCCGGCGCGATCCCACCGCCTCGTCGACCACGAACACTTCACGCCCGGCCGCCAGCAGGCCCATTACCGTCTGCAGTACGCAGACATGAGTTTCTGTGCCGCAGACGACGAACTGCCTGCGCTCGCCACCGGGCAAGTCGAACAGCCCAGCCCCGGCGGTTGCCGAAAAATGAATCTTCTCCCGCAACCCATCGCCCGGCAGCAGTTCATGCAGGGCCGGCTCGGTGTAGCCCAGCCCCTTGGGATATTGCTCGGTGGCGATCACCGGCACCTGCAGGCGCTGCGCCACGCGCACCAGCCAGGTGGCCTGCTCGACCACCGCCGTGCCGCCATCGATGGCGGGTAACAGGCGTTCCTGCAGGTCGATCACCAGCAGGGTGGAATCCTTCGCTCGCATCAACATCGTCATGCCCCTTCTTTGACTGCAAAACGTGCGTCGAGCCGGCTGTAACCCAGGCCAACGCCCTTGTGTACCCGTAACTGCACCGGAATGCGTTCCTTCATCGCCTCGACATGGCTGATCACGCCGATGGTCTTGCCGCTGGCGTTGAGGTTATCCAGCGCGTCCAGCGCCACCTCCAGCGTCTCGCCATCGAGCGTGCCGAAGCCTTCATCGAGAAACAGCGAGTCGATGCTGGTCTTGTGGCTGACCAGATCCGACAGTGCCAGGGCCAGCGCCAGGCTGACCAGAAAGCTCTCGCCACCGGACAGCGTGCGGCAATCGCGCGCCACGTCGGCCTGCCAGGTGTCGCGTACCTCCAGCTCCAGCTCGCCACTGCCCTTGCGCGCCAGTTGGTAGCGGCCATGCAGGCGCGTCAGTTGGCGATTGGCCAGGTGGATCAGGTGATCGAGGGTCAGGCCCTGGGCGAACTTGCGGAACTTGGCGCCATCGGCCGAGCCGATCAGGCCATTGAGTTGCTGCCACAGCGCATGTTCGCCGGTCTGCGCCTCGATCTCAGCGAACAACGCCTGCTGACTGCTACGTCGCGCCGCGTCGGCCTGCAACTGCGCGCGCAGCTCGCCCTGGCGTTCACTCAGGCCACGCAAACGCTCCTGCAATACCTGAATCTGCTCGACTAGCGCCTCCAGGCTCAACTCGGTTTGCGCTTCGGCCTGCAGGCGCTGCACCTCGGCCTGGGCTGCAGCCTGCAGGGTCATGGCCTGGGTGTGCGCGCGTTCGAGATCCGCCTTGAGCTGCAGCAAGCGCTGGCGTTCGTCTTCACTCAGCACGGCCGTTTCGAACGCCGCCTGATCGGCGAAGGGGCTGCTGGCTAGCGCCTCTTGCCAGGTCTGCCAGCAGCTTTGCAGGCGTTGCTGTTCGCGCGCCAGCAAGGCGATCTGGGCCTGCTCGTTGCCGGCCAGGCCGTCGCGTTCACGCTGGGTGGCGGCCAGCCGCTCGGCCGCCTCGCGCAGCGCCTGCTGCGGGTCGGCCGCCGCTACCGGAGCCTGCTGGCTCGGCGCACCCGCCGCCTGCCAACGTTGTTGCCAGTGCTCGGCCTGCGCCTGGGCTTCGTCCAGTTGTCGCTGTGCTTCGCGTGCGCGTTGCAGCAACTGCAGCTCGTCCGCCTGCGCCTGCTGCCAGGCTTGCCAGGCGGCTTTCTGCTGCATCAACCAGCCTGCACTGTCGGCCGGCAACGCGCTGGCGAAGCCTTGCAGACTGGCCAGCAATGCCTGGCTCAACTGCGCCTGCTCGGCCTGCAAATCACTCAGTTGAGTCTGTTGGTCAGCCAGACGCGCCTGGGTGTTGTCCAGATCACGGCTGAGCAACGCCTGCTGCCGCTCGGCCTCGGCCTGCGCGCGCTCGCCCTTTTCACGTACCTCACGCAGGCGCTGCAGTTCGGTTTGCTGCGCCTGCACGGTTTCCAGGCGCGCCTGCACCGCCGCCAGTTCGTGCTCGTGCTGCTGTTGCAGAACGACCAACTCGGCAACGGTCTGCAGCCGGATGTCATGCTCGTTCAGTTGTTGCTGCCACTGCTGATCCAGCGGCAGCCATTGCGCCTCGGCCTGCGCCTGTTGCGCCTGCACCTGCTCGATCTGCGCGGCCAGGCGGGTCAGCTCATCGCGCATATGGGCGCCCTGGCTTTCCAGCTCGCTCAACTCACTGCGGCACTGCGCCAGCGCCTGCTCGGAGGCCGAGACGTTCAGCGCCTGGTATTGGCTGATCGCCGGATGCTCGTGCGAGCCGCACAGCGGGCAGGCATCGCCCGGTTGCAGGCGGGCGCGATGGGCCTCCAGATCCTGAATGCGTTGTTCCTGCTCCAGCAGCTTTTCCTTGTCGGCGACCTGCTGCTTGAGTGTCTTGTAGCGCTCGCGCAGGGTCGTGATTTCCGCGTTCTTGCCGCTCTGCAAACCTTGCAGCTCGGCCAGGCGCGGCGGCAGTTCGCCCAGTTGCCTGGCCAGCGCTTCGCGGCTCTGCGCCAATTGCTGCAGCCGGTCGAATACCCGGCTGCGTGCTTGCAGACGCTGCCAAACCTGGCGCAAGCCGGCCTCACCGGCGTCCCCCAGCAGCGCCAGTACGGCGCCTTGCTGCTGTGCCTCGGCGTCGCGCGCCTGCTGCACCTGCTGCTGCAACGTCGCCAGGCGCACGCCCTGCTCTTCACGCTGGCGCTGCAGCGTCGTCAGTTGTGCAGCGGATTCGTCCAGGCGCATCTGCGTCGCCTGCAACGCCTGCTCAGCCTTTGCCCGCTGCGCAAAACGCTCGTCCCAGCCACTGAGCAATTCGCCCAATCGCGCCTGCTGGCGGTGCTCGCTCAGCCAGGCCTGCACCTCAGCGTGCTGATGCTGCACCTGCGTCAGGGCGGCCAGGCGCTCGTCACGCCAATGCGTGGCCTGGCCACTGGCCTGCCACAGCGCCTGGCGCTCACGCTCGGCGCACGCCTGCATCTGCTCGCGCAGGGCCAGTAGCCCTTGTTCAACCTGCTGGCAATCGTGCTGCGCCTGCTGCCAGCCCTGGTGCAGCGGCTGCAAACGTGCGGCGGGCTCGCTGGCGGCCAGGCGCTGTAGATCATGGCCGGCATCAGCCTGACGCTGGCGGGCCTGCTCCAGCCGCAATGTGGCTTCGGCAGCCTGTTGCTCGGCGCGCTGCAACACCTCACGCCAGCGCTGCTGCGCCAGCAGCGTCTGTTGTTCGGCCAGCAGTGGCGCCTGCTCCTGCGCCAGGCGCTCGGCTTCGGCCTGCAACTCGGTGCGCTGCGCTTCGTCCAGCAACTCCATGCCCTGGGCACGGCTTTTCAGCAGGCTCAGCACCTGCTCCGCCGCCTTGGTGCGTTCGTAGACCTGCTGCGAAATCTGCCCGTACACCTCGGTGCCGGTCAGCTCCTCCAGCAGCTCGGCGCGCTGGTTGGCATTGGCTTCGAGGAAGGCGGCGAAACCGCCCTGCGCCAGCAGCATGGATTTGGTGAACCGCTCGAAGTCCAGGCCGGTCAGTTCGGCGGTCAGGCTTTCCTTTTCACGAATCTTGTCGGTGAGGATTTCACCGTCGGCCATCCGCGCCAGCTCCACCTTGGGCGCCTGCAGCGCGCCGTCGATCTTGTCCCGCGCACGGCGCTGGCTCCAGAAGGCGCGGTAGCCCTGGCCTTTGACCTCGAACTCGACCTCGGCCAGGCAATCGGCGGTGTGTCGCGTCATCAGCTCGTTGCCACTGGCCGACAGCGTGCTCATGCGCGGCGTGCGGTGATACAGGGCCAGGCAGATGGCATCGAGCAGCGTGGTCTTACCGGCGCCGGTCGGCCCGGTGATGGCGAACAGGCCACTGCCGGCGAAAGGCTCGGCAGCGAAGTCGATCTTCCATTCGCCCTTGAGCGAGTTGAGGTTCTTGAGGCGCAGGCTGAGGATTTTCATGCACAGGTCGTAAGCCGATGGAGGCGCACATTCTGGCATATCGGGGATTCAGTCGCGGCAATAGCCCTCGCCGCTGCGCACGGTCAGGCAGTTCTGTTTGTCCAGCAGCCACTTCATGCCGGTGGCCTCGCCGTCGCTGGCACGGATGCGCTCCACCACACCGTCACGGACGAAGACGATCTGCCCACCCTGCGCCCGGCCGACAAAGCGTCGTGGGCCGTCGAGATTGGCGATGGTCAGGCGGTAATCGGCGGGCGTGCCGGTGATCTCCAGGTAGGTGCCCTCCGGCCCGTTCCAACGGCCCTGCCATTGCTCGGTCACGCGGCCATCCTGCTCACTGGCGGACGTGGCGCAACCCGCCAGTAACAACGGCACGGCAACCACACAGAGGGTCTGGGCAATTCTTTGCATAAAGCGTCTCCAGTCAGAAAAACACCACCTCGCACGCAGGCCAGGCAATGTCGGCTGCGCAACATCGCGCAATGGGTATGTTTCCAGGCGCTCCCTCAGAGCGTTTCGACACAGTCACGGCCATTGGCCTTGGCACGGTACATCGCCTGATCCGCGCGCTCCATCAGGCTGTCCAGGCTTTCGCCGGGGCGGTACTCGGCAATGCCAAAGCTGGCACTCTTGTGCTGCACCCGCTCGAAGGAAAATCCGTTGATACGTTTTTGCAGGGCATGTACCGCACGCTCGGCGCTGGCAGCATCCGTCTCCGGCAGGATGATCAGAAACTCCTCGCCACCAAGCCGGCCAACCTTGTCCACCACACGCACGCCATCACGCAGCAGCCCGGCGAACTGCCGCAGCACACTGTCCCCCACGGCATGCCCGTAAAGATCGTTGACGTTCTTGAAGTGATCGATATCGATCAGCACCACCGAAAATGGCGCGCCGTAACGGTTGGCCCGCGCCACCTCCTCGATCAGAAAATGCAGGGTGCGCGCACGGTTCCACAGCCCGGTCAGGCTGTCGACACTGGCGCTCAGCGCCAGGCTGTCTTGATGCAGGAACATGCGCTTGTGCGCCTTCTCCAGCATAAAGGCACTGAGCAGACCAAAGGAGAACGACGCCAGCGTCCAGATCAGATGCAGACGCTGCGGCCCAGGCGCAAGCGTCTCTTCGAGGGTAACCAGCATGATCGCCAGCATCGATAGCATTGCCGTAAGCATGGCGCGCTTGAGCGCCAGCCCGGAGATGGCGAACGTCCACATCAGGTTCAGATAGATCTCCGGCGCATACAGCACAAAGCGTGGCGTGCCGGCGTTGAAATACAGGTTGGACAACACCGAAACGATAGGCGCCGTGGTCAACAAGGCCAGCATCAACGAATGCCGCTCAGGACGAAAACTCAACAGACCGACGGACAACAACATGCCCGGTACCAACAGCGCATGGATGACCAGGCGCAGCAGCGGTTGATCGCTCTCCACGTTCTGCTGTAACCGCTCCATAAACCCCACCTACTGCTGATGGAGCGGGTCTGTCAGGATGCGCTCACTGGCGAGCAATTCCACGGCAGCAGCGCTTCGTAATCCTCGACGCTATTGGCGGCCGGCAGGCGTTCGAGGATGTGGCGCAGCCAGGCGTAAGGCTCCTGGCCATTGGCCTTGGCGGTTTCGATCAGGCTGTAGATCTGCGCGCTGGCCGTGGCCCCCTTGGGCGTGTCGCTGAACAGCCAGTTCTTGCGCCCGATAACGAACGGGCGGATGGCGTTCTCCGCGCGGTTGTTGTCGATCGGGAGATGTCCACCTTCGACGTAGCGCACCAGCTTTCTCCAGTTGCTGGCCAGGTAGTTCACCGCCCTGCCCAGCGCCGTCTGCCCGACGACCTGCGGCTGGGTCTTGTCCAGCCAGGTCTTAAGTTGATCGAGCAGCGGCTGGCTGCGTTGCTGACGGGCGACCAGGCGCTCGGTATCGCAAGCGTCCTTCAGGTCCCGCTCGATGCCGTAGAGCTTGTTGATCAGGTTCAACGCCATGTCGGCACGGCCGGTTTTGCCCTTGGGTTGCACTTTCTGCGCCTCGACGAACTTGCGCCGCGCATGCGCCCAGCAGCCGAGGCGTTCGATGCCTTCTTGCGCGGCCACGGCGTTGTAGCCGGCGTAGTCGTCGGTCATCAGGTAGCCGCGATAACCATCGAGCAGGCGCAGCGGCACCTCCTGCGCGCGGCTGGCGGTGTAGTCGAAGAGGATCACCGGCTTATCCGGTGGTCCACCGCTTTGTACCCACATCCAGGACTGCGCGGTGGGATCGCGTCCCGGTTCATGCAGTACCTGCAAGCGCGTTTCGTCGCAGTGCAAAAC
This region of Pseudomonas wenzhouensis genomic DNA includes:
- the rlmF gene encoding 23S rRNA (adenine(1618)-N(6))-methyltransferase RlmF translates to MSQPPKRPRKPAPAAVKTAPSKGQLHPRNRHQGHYDFPALIKASPELGQFVITNPYGKPSIDFANPAAVKVFNRALLAQYYGIRHWDIPDGYLCPPIPGRADYLHNLADLLATDNDGQIPRGARVHALDIGVGANCIYPLIGHCEYAWHFIGADIAPAALASARAIVTANPQLASSIELRQQANAEHIFLGLLGSEERIDLTLCNPPFHASADEASSGSTRKWRNLGKLDPKRKLPVLNFGGQAAELWCPGGEAAFLKRMASESAQVAEQVLWFSSLVSKGGNVELLQGWLARAGAVEVRILGMSQGQKQSRLVAWTFKDGQARSAWRDSRWC
- a CDS encoding substrate-binding periplasmic protein; translation: MRQRLLIALFGLIVCSPLGATEAPLLRISAGEWPPYLSARLEHQGPVAHLLRDLLAEEGYRVEFTFLPWPRAYAEAAAGRFDATAVWMHKTEREADFLFSAPLLNEQFVFFHLKTQPFDWQRFDDLSGMTLGGGLEYSYGPAFDAFLAEGKVLIERVSSDRQNFEKLLKERVVLYPQELNVGYAALLNEFSSADAERITHHPKPLLVNLSYLMLPKRLAQSEALRERFNARLQQFRDDGRYQKYFDDLQAGHYQPGPEDAAP
- a CDS encoding bacteriohemerythrin, with protein sequence MAYLGWSDDLDTGIAVIDDQHKRIVAMINQLDDAQRTASKAKVAAVIDELIDYTVSHFAFEEAMLEEAGYVFTKAHKRVHALFIKRVEDYRQHFTAGEDITDELKGLLGRWLFSHIRSDDRNYVDAVNDNLRRLSADVSEGGWLRRAGRRFFRGAA
- the tnpC gene encoding IS66 family transposase is translated as MIAVPAPLPDDPILLKHLLLLASEQAAAKDARIEQLQEQVALLRHKLFSPKSERSPEDTDSPQLAMFNEAEELIEALSAAPSEAEAEAEAEAEAEAEAEEIVAPVKRRGKRKPLPANLPRVEVIHDLPEHELTCACGACKQLIGEETSEQLEIIPMQVRVIRHIRKTYACKACEAAPITADKPAQLIEKSLASPSVLAMLLTTKYADGIPLYRFEKMLSRHGVEIPRQTLARWVIQSGEQLQPLLNLLRDKLLEYPVLHCDETRLQVLHEPGRDPTAQSWMWVQSGGPPDKPVILFDYTASRAQEVPLRLLDGYRGYLMTDDYAGYNAVAAQEGIERLGCWAHARRKFVEAQKVQPKGKTGRADMALNLINKLYGIERDLKDACDTERLVARQQRSQPLLDQLKTWLDKTQPQVVGQTALGRAVNYLASNWRKLVRYVEGGHLPIDNNRAENAIRPFVIGRKNWLFSDTPKGATASAQIYSLIETAKANGQEPYAWLRHILERLPAANSVEDYEALLPWNCSPVSAS
- a CDS encoding hydrolase → MLMRAKDSTLLVIDLQERLLPAIDGGTAVVEQATWLVRVAQRLQVPVIATEQYPKGLGYTEPALHELLPGDGLREKIHFSATAGAGLFDLPGGERRQFVVCGTETHVCVLQTVMGLLAAGREVFVVDEAVGSRRPRDKALGLARMERAGAVIVSREMVAFEWLEQAGTELFREVSKGFIR
- a CDS encoding AAA family ATPase; this encodes MKILSLRLKNLNSLKGEWKIDFAAEPFAGSGLFAITGPTGAGKTTLLDAICLALYHRTPRMSTLSASGNELMTRHTADCLAEVEFEVKGQGYRAFWSQRRARDKIDGALQAPKVELARMADGEILTDKIREKESLTAELTGLDFERFTKSMLLAQGGFAAFLEANANQRAELLEELTGTEVYGQISQQVYERTKAAEQVLSLLKSRAQGMELLDEAQRTELQAEAERLAQEQAPLLAEQQTLLAQQRWREVLQRAEQQAAEATLRLEQARQRQADAGHDLQRLAASEPAARLQPLHQGWQQAQHDCQQVEQGLLALREQMQACAERERQALWQASGQATHWRDERLAALTQVQHQHAEVQAWLSEHRQQARLGELLSGWDERFAQRAKAEQALQATQMRLDESAAQLTTLQRQREEQGVRLATLQQQVQQARDAEAQQQGAVLALLGDAGEAGLRQVWQRLQARSRVFDRLQQLAQSREALARQLGELPPRLAELQGLQSGKNAEITTLRERYKTLKQQVADKEKLLEQEQRIQDLEAHRARLQPGDACPLCGSHEHPAISQYQALNVSASEQALAQCRSELSELESQGAHMRDELTRLAAQIEQVQAQQAQAEAQWLPLDQQWQQQLNEHDIRLQTVAELVVLQQQHEHELAAVQARLETVQAQQTELQRLREVREKGERAQAEAERQQALLSRDLDNTQARLADQQTQLSDLQAEQAQLSQALLASLQGFASALPADSAGWLMQQKAAWQAWQQAQADELQLLQRAREAQRQLDEAQAQAEHWQQRWQAAGAPSQQAPVAAADPQQALREAAERLAATQRERDGLAGNEQAQIALLAREQQRLQSCWQTWQEALASSPFADQAAFETAVLSEDERQRLLQLKADLERAHTQAMTLQAAAQAEVQRLQAEAQTELSLEALVEQIQVLQERLRGLSERQGELRAQLQADAARRSSQQALFAEIEAQTGEHALWQQLNGLIGSADGAKFRKFAQGLTLDHLIHLANRQLTRLHGRYQLARKGSGELELEVRDTWQADVARDCRTLSGGESFLVSLALALALSDLVSHKTSIDSLFLDEGFGTLDGETLEVALDALDNLNASGKTIGVISHVEAMKERIPVQLRVHKGVGLGYSRLDARFAVKEGA
- a CDS encoding SLC13 family permease; protein product: MTFAAWLTISLFVLTYLGMAAGGIRGLRIDRSWIACCAAVLLLVSGALSMQDAAHHLDPGALLLLLALMLISAQFDFSGVYAWLNRYLTEHAERPALLLLGVVLLGGVLSAVLVNDIVAFALTPLLCRSLHLRGLEPRPFLLALALSCNAGSAASLIGNPQNILIGQAGGLDFWGYVAVAGPPALTAMAIVYAVIWLQWRQRWGVAMPLTADDTPVELIHGARSYLKPLLASVALLALFATALPRELSALLIAVLVMVSRRVDSRDYVSKVDWNLLLLFVGLFLVSGAALQLPQMAQGAAWMADHGLLPQGVISLATSSLVAGNLIGNVPFVVLLLGLMPQLSPELLIGLAVMSTLAGNLLLIGSVVNLIVAEGAKRQGVRIGFVDYARSGVPVTLLSMAVAGLWLVSGGWLPW
- a CDS encoding substrate-binding periplasmic protein; translated protein: MHKALHYCLFWLLAGACYGAQPTLTFCHEDQDSFPWVMTDGTGLNLELLGLVQQALGLQVTYVAVPWKRCLSGLEQGVYDGAFAASFKPERLQMGHYPSDSRGQVDAHRRLHSSRYTLYRRVGSAVSWDGRHFSQVNGQVGSLSGFSIRDLLLDHGLAVDESSRDPLALLQMLVHGRVEAVALQTMRGDFILQANPQLARQVEKLPHLLEEKAYYLMLSRALLMRDPELAERIWSEVQRQRDSAAYQARVRAYLARPDP
- a CDS encoding sensor domain-containing diguanylate cyclase, producing MERLQQNVESDQPLLRLVIHALLVPGMLLSVGLLSFRPERHSLMLALLTTAPIVSVLSNLYFNAGTPRFVLYAPEIYLNLMWTFAISGLALKRAMLTAMLSMLAIMLVTLEETLAPGPQRLHLIWTLASFSFGLLSAFMLEKAHKRMFLHQDSLALSASVDSLTGLWNRARTLHFLIEEVARANRYGAPFSVVLIDIDHFKNVNDLYGHAVGDSVLRQFAGLLRDGVRVVDKVGRLGGEEFLIILPETDAASAERAVHALQKRINGFSFERVQHKSASFGIAEYRPGESLDSLMERADQAMYRAKANGRDCVETL